One window from the genome of Planctomycetota bacterium encodes:
- the rplP gene encoding 50S ribosomal protein L16 → MALMPKRVKYRKQQRGKMKGNATRGNYVAFGEFGLQSLDTAWVSGRVLEAGRVAATHFLRRQGKIYIRVFPDKPISKKPLETRMGKGKADTDYWAAVVKPGTVLFEIAGVPENLAKEAMARIAHKMPVKTRLISRRHTV, encoded by the coding sequence ATGGCATTGATGCCCAAGAGAGTCAAGTACCGCAAGCAGCAGCGCGGCAAGATGAAGGGCAACGCGACGCGCGGCAACTACGTGGCGTTCGGCGAATTCGGATTGCAGTCGCTGGACACGGCGTGGGTGAGCGGGCGCGTGCTGGAAGCGGGCCGCGTGGCGGCGACGCACTTTTTGCGTCGTCAGGGCAAGATCTACATCCGCGTGTTCCCGGATAAGCCCATCTCCAAGAAGCCCTTGGAAACCCGAATGGGCAAGGGCAAGGCGGACACGGATTACTGGGCGGCGGTGGTCAAGCCCGGCACGGTGCTCTTCGAGATCGCCGGCGTGCCGGAGAACCTGGCCAAGGAAGCGATGGCGCGTATCGCCCACAAGATGCCGGTCAAGACCCGCTTGATCAGCCGCCGTCACACCGTCTGA